ACTACACTACCCTTCCTAAGTACAGTGCTATTTACAACACTAACAGGACATTTTCACAATTAaccacaaattacattttaatgatgcttatagcagcttttaaatagtaaaaaatatattattattattagtagtagtagtagtagtagtagtagtagtagtagtagtagtagtagtagtagtagtagtagtcctatttaagggaCAGTTATGGACTTTTCTCCGGCTgcccaaaggcggccggagaaaaattcaaattagcacccctaaacaaataggggtgccaacaaggacTGAGCCATAACTAATTAACGAAAAAAACGGTCagaaaggactgtaaattaaataagcaaaaccaaaggggaggtggtacagagcacgccccctagagcccactggttgaCAAAAGATGGCAtatcgccagtggactccgcgtgggcgtgctctaacttaacccttgAACGGactagggccctgaacatggccccacagtcaaatagaccctccccgatcatcttacgctccctggtcttgtagatggcgagtctagcaagagccaggagcagattcacgaggaggtccctcttcttggtggagccacgaacagggtgcccgaatatgaggagggttggggagaaatgcagccagaactgcaacAGGAGGCTCTTTAGCAgcaaaaagaacggctgcagcctggcgcacaaaaaataaatgtgacttaccgactcggactgactgCAGAAAGGGCACGCGgcagtagtggtagtagtagtagtagtattacagGTTATCTAGTTGTAGATAATGAATCATGTTATCAATTAATATAATGATTCCCCAGAAATTCCAATATAATTATATGCTGGGTTTTCTCTGTTGTTGCTTAAACTTGTTCTAGATCAAAAGCAAGTCTTAAGGTCTGGCTGAGtgacattttcatttgcaaagcttcagaaataaaatttaaaaaaaatcgatTTGAGCAACTAGATAAAAAATAGTCTTGAGAAACCAGAGGTCAAACTAACAATACTATTTTGCATTCAAGGCCAACGATTTCACAATGAAGATGCAAATGTACCTTTAAGAATGACTTGCAGTTTGCTTTCTGAATTGATAAGACTGCTATCCTTCGGGTATGCATACAGGAAGTTTTGTTAAATGCATTTGTCCTCAAGGAAATAGTTATGTGAACCAGTAAATACATATGAACTAGaaggttttcttttagtttttttgtttttgttttttttttactttattcatCACTAGAATTTGAATTTATAATCTGCtgtaacagaaacaaaaaaatgttcttaATTCTGATTCAAAAAGTTAATCATATGCAATAAAGTTACATTATTTTGGATTTTTTGTTCGCACAACTCCCAGTTTGTGATTTCTAAAGAAAagttattaaatgtaatatttgataTCATTATACAGTAAAACATTAAGTGTTGACACTTAGTTTGGGATGGTGGACTGCCCTTGCACACAATACAGTATGTAATCTAATACATTTCCATTACCCACCAGCAAAGGTAACGGGGTGGGTTTGGAACATGTCTTGGTTGCACTAAAACTGATATGGAGACTGACATTTGTGGTGAATTGTGTGTATTGGTGTCCACTGTTGGCTAAGATGAGACCACCAAACTTATATCATCTGAGACCTGAGGTGGATTTGAACTTTGGCCTGCTTTAAAGCCATGAAGGGCTACCCAACTGCACCACCTTGCCCcctaaacatttattttgttataaatacATACTCTTCACTCATGGTTGTGTATGATTTTCAGATGGGGTCCTTGTTCCTGGGCCATAAATCTGGAGCTGTTGCCATTGTAGATATCCTAATAAACAGAGGATTTCCTGAGCAAGAGAGGAGACCTCACCCAGGGCACAGTAAGACATTCCCCAGACAGGTTTCAAAACATTCATTTAGGATCAATTATCCTAATGCTCTGGGCTTTTTACTTATtcggtttatttatttagtttctacAGTATAATCTTTAATAACATATCAGCAGATTATCTCTTTAAGTTGTGGCTTCAAACCACTGTGGCAATAATTACACTGTACAAAGGTTGGAcatacaattgtaaacacatgcAGTATCATTAGAAAATGGCCGTGTATCCTGAACAGCTTGTCACGTCTTATCAGTACTGTTCTGGCTGCTGTTGGTAGCCCTACAGTGTACAGGTGTATCTATTTTTGTGTCCACCTCTCTTAAGTACCCAATCTCAATCACAATCTCTAATgataatttatttcttagttcTTACAAAGGTAAGCTTGTGGATCTTTAGCCACCCATTAACATCCCatgtatttcattgtttttctATCCTAAACAATGGGTTCTTAGGAAGCCTGGTGTCCATTAGAAGCTTGTCTACATGTGTAATGTAACATGATTCTTATAAGGAATTCGGATACATTCTTTCAGTAGTACCAGACAAACCCTTGAAatacagacattttaataaatacatttttagtgaTGATTATTATGAGTCATACAAAATGAACATTTACCTCAAACCCACTTGGTAATACCAAGGGGTAGCTACAAGTGTGGAGATGGTAATCAAATGTAAAGAGAGGTAAGTTACATgactatttttgtttctttgataagGCGGAATTAGACGACGTAACATGTAATTTTAATCTTATTTTAGAGAACctaatacactgtatataaaaactgTATTTGATTACCTGGTAAAGAGTTTTTACCACAAACTCACAAAGAAATATGCAACACTGCAACTGTGTGCTCAACACGAGGGCAACGATGAGTGCACACCAATTACAGGTATTGTATTACAACAGTTGTTGTTATGTTATCAATCTAAGATATATGGTTTTGTGTATTTCAGGAGAACCAAAAAGATGAACAGTCAGGCCCCTGATTAGaaattgtatgtgtttgtttttaatgaacagaGGAAGATAAACCCAACGATGAGAACGACGACACAAGTTTCAAACAGGAACACCGTGGTCCAGTGTTAAGTGTGGACTCCTGTCCATCCCTTAGTCTCTTCATGAGCTGTGGGTaggtgaaaaaaacacacattgggTCTTATTCACAAAGCTTGGACTCCTTACCAGTCTAAAACTGTTTCAGGAAtaccacattttatttaattcataaaaacatatttgaaacctttctttaaataaaaatatatatatattaatgaattaAAGTATGCACTGTAAGTGAATAGGTCCTAATGAGCATAAATATAGGGACATTGCCTTAATCTAACTATTGAGAAACCACACAGACTGCCCAAGCAAGAGGGCCTTCTCTAGGCCTATTTTAGTTCCAAATTGTTCTTAATAAAAATCTAAGTATGgcaatgcatacatacatataatgaaaaaaaaaaaatctattgtgaAGCAGTGTTTATTTAGAGAAACTTGTTAATTAGGACCTGTTGTTTTCacatttataatacaataatGAAGTTGGAAGTTAAAAACAATATGCTAGACTTAAAAACTGGAAGGAAAACTGAACACTGCTACAATAATAACATGTGGATTTACAATATGCTACTTATGAACCATAACTCCAACCTAGCAGTAACTGTTCTAACACTTGGAATTGAAACCTCTTTTCTGCAAAACTTTAATGTCCATGATTTTGGATGAACATTGTGAAGAAACTGTAATAAAAGTAACTACAAAGGAAAGAAACCCTTAtagtttatattttgttttatattgttcaGATCTGACTACACCATTAAACTGTGGGATTTTCAAAAGACTCTGGTGCTTGATTCCATATGTAGTAGCGATACAAGTGTTAATGTGGAGTACAGAGCATAATATAGAGTCTTTACAGTGATAACAATTTCGTTTTTATTGTATTATCTTTCTTAAGAACTAAGTTCACCacagaaaatgtacaaatgtgagtaaaatacatatattgcCCTTAATTATCAAGAGTCCTTCATCTATGAAGATCCCAGCCTGAAGCATGATTACAGGAAAAGAGACCAAGAGACTGATATTTTAGACATGGAGTCATACCTGGTGAGATATGTATACCTATTGAACATGCACAACAGCATCTACCTCTTCAGTGTGATCAAGAAATGCTCAATTGGATTCAGAACTGAAGACACATAATCAAAATCCAGTGTTGAAATGAAAGGTGTCACCAACAGTAGGCTATGGTAAACGTCATTCCGTCCATGTGCAGTATCTGACAAAGGCAGATCCCAAAACCTGCAGCTAATAACAGATCTCTGGTTACCAGTCACTCTTTATCTTCTACATATGCATTCACCCCagagtgttaatttaaaaaattaaacaaaaaaagaacggCTTCATCGACATATTGGAGTTGCTGTTCTGATGCCATCTTGTGGTGTGTTCTGCATATTAATATTCCACTTTGAAGAACTTCTGGCGCATATTTCCAAAGCTTttatgtttgtttctcattttgtaacattaacatagattcttctcataaaaaaaaaatacagtaaacaccTGGCCCTCTGTTTCTTGGGTTATGATTTTTCACATtattatatgttattattattttttaaagggaagCCGTGTGTAAAGTTATAACAATCTCCTTTGTTCCTGTCCAATGTTCCTCTAGGTACCATACAAGGGATATGACTTGACAGAGTGTAGTCTAGAAGAGACTGATGATGTAAGGACAGCGTTATGTACTGCTACAAACCACAGCAAGTAGATAAGAATTTGTTAAAGTCATGCAGTTTGAAAATATGTGGATTATTCTGAATTTTTCAgatgttttaaactgttttaaactttaTTCCAACAAAGATAATTCAGTAACattaattgtaaattgtaaatttCAGATTTCAGAACATTCCGGTACATCTTTATTTGCCATCTAGTCATATTGTGTAGATTACCAACTGGCAAAAATtccagacatggattgtgtattgtgttattttcttaacatgaaacattcacacacacacacacacagtgataacgAGAAGCCACATTATAAAAGTGTTTAGAGAGAGCCTTCTGTCACtttgtgctgtgccaactgcgtAAGCAATTCAGCCTTCACTATAGCCATTCTCATGAGGTgatctaaataataaataacatgaaAAGCTTATGCtaactacaaaatactaaaaGCACAAGGAAGAGTTTTCATTAGGATTTCAAATGCACCAgttaaaacatgtgttttatctctgaaaaatgtatatttgtaattGCAGAGGCTTCAAAATGAATGAAAAGACTTTTTAGGAATCAagtgttataatttttttttttaatgtttttttttttccttttccctaGACTACAAGTCAGTTTTCATCTGGGAGGGTTCCATATGCTGCCTCTGCCACCTATCGGTCTCCTCGAGATTCGCAGGCATCCATCAGTGAATTTCTGATAACACCTGGTAGTTCTTCCATGGATCTGCAAGAGCTATGGCTAAGTAAGAACTTCTCAATGGGAACAGCATGATTCGACACTAGAGTTATCAAACCATTAATCAGTCACTGAGAACAGCATGACTTGACACTTGCGTTATCTTGAGTTATCAAACTATTCTTAAGGCAAACCTATTCTCTCTCTTACTCACTATTGTTATCTATGAGCATAACCGTATGCAAGCACACACTGATGTGACTTGTCAGTCAAACACTCtgttagttttgttttcatttactaACTGGTGAAAAGCACAGACGTATCAGCCATTTCTTTCTTACTGGCCACTGTGTGAAACATATCTTACTAAACGCTAGGTTGCATCTAGAGTAAATGTTTCCCGCCAGCGATAAGACAAGCAAGTTAAGTAAGTCTTTCCTGACAATTCATTTTATGTATATGTTCCATAGTCAACCATATTGTATTTCTGCACCACTTCACAAATCCACAAAAACTGTGATTTACCATGCATTTGCAATGGTTTTACTGTGCTGTactacagtaaacttttataacggatacactgtattgtattgaaatgtattccaTTGTTGGATAGGACAAACTACTCATATTGTGTAGACATTATTAAGTTAGACTTtgggattccccccccccccccccccccacacacacatgcacacactcctATATTCAGCTACCCAAATCCCCCCTCCCTCTTCTCCTTTACTccatttttttgattttttttttttttgcagtgtatgAGCAAATGCGGTTGTCTCCTAGACCAGGGCACCCTGGTGAATCTGTCCTGGATAAACTCCAGATTGGAATCTCCTCTGAGCATCTGTCACCAACCCCCATTCCCCCCAAAGAGCCAGAGACAGAAGAACAGGTCAGGGTCTATCATTCACAAATAAACACTGCAACGGTGACCCGCTTTTCAAAGGGGAAACATTCTGTACATGGAAGGGAATTCCACTTTCTGGTCAAATCTGTGTGAGTGGTAACGGAGAGCTGTATAAAAATAACTTGATGACACTGTTTTCAGTAGAGCAATAGTACCAAGTAGTGCTACCTGTTCTAGGTCTAGCAGTGTTACGAATGACTTTAATACAGACTGATAATATGCAATAGCATCAGCagctactaaaataaactttgtaaatgggcagcagtgtggagtagtggttagggctctagactcttgaccagagtgtcgtgggttcaatccctggtggggacactgctgctgtacccttgagcaaggtactttacctagattgctccagttaaaaacccaactgtataaatgggtaattgtatgtaaaaataatgtgatatctggtaaaaattgtaagtcgccctggataagggcgtctgctaagaaataaataataataaattcaaagaTAAACATTTTCACTAAAAGTATTTTGCAATGTCTTCCTTAGTATCTCTAAATTACTATTTAAGTGATAGTGGCCATTAATTTAGGCTCTACCTAGTGGTATTTGACCACGAAAGGGGTTATGAGTCTCAAGCTGAAGGCGAGGGTGCTAATGAAAGTCaaacggtagagccttcattaaGAGGGCActttaacaaaacacattttctcattattttctttaaaacaacacttcacaacctaaatttaccttgaacttgtaaagATTCGCAGGGTATCCTTTCGCTGAGAAAGAATTAAGGAAAATAGTCCTGAAAATGTTCATAACAGATCACATACATAATGAGAcagatttgtcattgaatttacaatgtttttgttgttttttttagtttttcaaattttCCACTGTTGCGTGTTTTATAGTTGTGGGTGAAATATCTGTGCTTCTGTGTGCAGTTTATTGTAAGGAATGGGTTTCTTTGAATGTTCCCTTTGGTAGACTCCACAAGATAAACCAAAGCCTTTACCAGAAGACCTAAAAGAAGAACCTAAAGCAAAGGCACCAAGAGTTAAGCAAAAAGCTCCAGAGCCACAGGTGGAGATGGAGTATGTGTCACGCTTCAGCAATATCAAAACTGGCTTCAGTTCCAAGCTGCCAATGCTGGATTTAGGTATGGGATTTGCAAATCtgtttcaaacaaaatacaggtcATCATACACAAAGAACCATTTACATGCACAATACTCCATTCAAAATAGATGAAGTTCATTTAATCTGACATAGAGGTGCAGGAGGTTGGCTTTAGAAGTCGAACAAATAAGTTATTAAACTTATCGAATCAATATAATCTCTTCTCGTAATGTATTGAGGAATCAAGGCTGTAGGGTTATAGGAAAATTGGCTCAAGTAGAAGCGAATGGACGTTCATTACCCTAGAACtgtattatatactgctttattattaatacacaagttaaaaatccagctatatttgttttataaccATTACCAACCTTTATTTAATCCATTGCCAATTTAATTGACAAGAGGGAAAaagttgatgaagagaatactgttaagtGACTGAGGTACACagccgattgtgatgtcaccgttttgaattgactttgcagttgaatggaattctgaGAGGTGCCTCGGGTGtgattttttaaagcatgtgaCGTCAGCTTGTACtgatatggagaatacagcacagtaaaaactgaaagtTGCTCGGTTGATGTAATGACTTGCTGAAAATCAATGTTCTTTTTGTTTCAGGTGATAAATGCACTGAAACACAAGTCACCACACGAGAGGTACATTTTTTAACCTTTAATATAGGGTGTATCTTTAACCTATAACATGACATAATATTATTTGGTACGCTTTAAATTTAGCAAAATTTGTtaaatggtaaacttttataggggtTGTAACATTAACTGGTGTTAGTGGCACTTTGTGGCTTGATTACATGCAGTCTTACCTGTGTTAGCAGTGTCATGCTGCTGCTATCTCCACAAGCTAGACTGGAGAAGTATGTAGGATTTGCTCAATTGGAGTTTCTCACTGCTGTCATCATGTTATTTATTACTGTACGGCCTCCCATTCCTTCCTGTTTGTCGGCTGAGATTGCCCCATGTAATGCGCTACAGTCTGTTGCTAAGGGAATCCTGGTAGCTCTGTATCGATCCGCCCCTTCACATATAAAGATCGTAAAGTTAATCTCATAAATGACGCATATAAAGTTAAACACATACATGTGTGGGAAATTTCTCGATCATGGTATAAAAGGTTATGCAGTGAATCATCACTGAGTATGGAGAATTATCCCGCTCATGACCCGGAGGTTATTAACTTTCCAGCTCATTTGAGAGGAAATCCTTGGTAAGTTACACCATCGATTTATTTATACTTAGATTTAGTGCATAACCCCTGTTTTCCATCATTTCCTTCTAGACTGGATACATAGAGATTTCAATGGAAAAAAGCGTCCCgacaaaaacaagaaaagagaCCACTCTGGATTCAAAGGTCAGAGGTCGTCAGGGAGCGAAGAGAAAGTTAAGAAAGGTACTGAAAATGGCAAGAATTAtaaatgtgtgctttaaaaaGGACTTGTTATTTGacaattctataaaaaaaaattgtttaggCCATGTTGGCTGTTAATTGTTCAAATACAGCGTAATGGCCCTTCATGAATTCATTAACAATGCAGACACTGTTGTAAATGCATATTCTGAATATGAGTAGCCCTGCATACAATAAAGCTGAGTTGAGCAGGTGCTTGAGAATTCTAAATATAAAAATGAGTGAGCGCCAGAAAGACATGGCAGAAATGCTTCATTCATGTGAGTCTAGCAGCGGCGCCTACTACAGATGGAGCACAAAATGTTCTGTTTTGAAAGTTGCCAGTATTAACTGTTGCAGACTCTGTATGATGGTGTATTCCCCAATGCTCAGGTGTTCTGCTAGTTTTATAAATAAAGGATTTTTTTAAACCCTGATTCCTTACAGTGATTTTATTATTCAAGTATGTTAACAGTATGCCCATCTTGATTTCATTTCAAGTAAAAAAGATATTATAATAATTAATAGTACTATCTGCCTACAGAGTTTTTGCAATTTACCATAAGTTAATGCATTGTGTGTAGCATGTCTCTTATTACAagatacatacttttgcacagtTTGAGAAGGCTTCTTTACATTGGAGTGCAATTGGACTGTCAGTGCAGCTGAGCCACTGTTCACGTTATGCAGTTTAAATTAGTTTTAACACGTGTCTTTTTTTCCTCTCAAAGATTACCACAGGGAAGCCTGAAATTCTGTCGAAGAGTACAAAAGCAGAATTGAGAAGTTTACCTGTGGGTGAAAAAGCAATCTACCAGCTCGATAAACAGTTGGGTAAGCAGACTGATGACTCAGTGGAGGATGTCTTGTCTTGCTCTCAGGCAGTATTGTCTGTAGCTGGAGTACAGGCTAGAATTCTAATGTACAGTAGCTCTGGATCCCTGCTTTGTGAGTCATGAAGCCTGACAATAGGCACACATGCAGTACAGTAGGTAGTGGCCAAAGCTTTGTGTCTGAGGTTATTTGCGGACActgagggttttttttgtggCTGTAGTATTGCACGTTCTTGGTAATAAATCTAGTGTTAAATGTTATACTGTAACCACAGTCAAACTTGCTTAAAACAGTCATTCACAAGACCATCTAAAAATAGTCTTTATTCACATATGATCATTTTATATCTCCTGGTCACTATGGACAGGAGGCCCTTCTGTGCATCTAGCTGAAATATGTAGATTTCTTTAAAAAGATTTCAGTTGCACCCTTTCAAGAGCATTTGGATGCCTCACAGAAAGATACAAATAAAGACGCCTGGGCCAAATTGACCCAGCTGTTAATGGGTACATGTTGAGGTATTAAAGGTATGGTATTGTTCCCTACCCTAAATCAGTGTAATTACCCTTGCACAGCCCTCGTACCATTTTATACTAGGTCTCATACATTTAGGGTTCCCCCAatgttctctatactgtacaaAGCTGCATTATAAGAGCATGAGGAGTGATTTTAAAACCACAGCAATTCTACACCTTTAAGGCAGCCACTTATTACTGAGAAAACAGAAACAAGCAGTTCAAAAACTATAATTGTTCTTGCCTGCAAGGACTTTAGCCTTTGGCTTTTCAAACTGCAAAAAGCACCCTTACCTctgccagtagatggcagtaagtgatcatttatttattgccattgcATTGAGAGCAGTTTAATTCCACGTTTTAGAATTTTAATATAAAGTTGGTGTAATAATGGGGCTAttgttttctttctaaataataactgtaacagatttttttttcttttttatgttaatcgAGTGGGTATACCTACAGCATAATATCTTGCCATTTAACATTATGCTGCATTTACTGCCTTTCTTATTCAAAAGTAATTTGTTGGAAGTTTAACCAGTAGGGGGTAATGTGGTACAATGCATTACTTTATTGTTGGATTAAAGTATAGCTACTGTATGTACAGTCAAACCTATTTGCATCTCCTCAATAAACTAAAATGGGAACACCTTTGGTAGCACATACTGTTGTGTAAACAGACTGTGCCTCACTGATCTATTTGTAATGTCATTAATGATAATGCAATGCCGTTTCAGATGTGAATATTCCTAAACATAATGAATTACCGGTGCATGGCCTACTTTATGATACTGAGACAGCTGTTCCTGAACCCAATGATGTCTCTGAAactaaaaaatatgcaaaacaaaaGGTACAATCTAGGGCAATGGTGGTATGTGCAGATGTCACTCTTACATGTATCTGGAAAAACACTAATACAGTTGAGATGTAACTTGGTTAACACTGTTTTGCATACATTGTTGTAAGTATTACATTGTGAGGATATATGGGGTTGTCTCTCTGTCTCAATATGTGTGTGCCGGTATTTAACTCTTACATGTATCTTGAGAGCACATGcttttccacatactgtaaatatttattttaactaagTAATTTGAATCCAATGTActattaagaattttttttttttttttttttaagaaaaaagttCCACCAATGCCTCTATTTTTGTGCTATAAAAGATTCATCTACTACTGTATGTAGTCA
This genomic stretch from Acipenser ruthenus chromosome 16, fAciRut3.2 maternal haplotype, whole genome shotgun sequence harbors:
- the LOC131697870 gene encoding uncharacterized protein LOC131697870, with the protein product MDITMLNLKYCELKAHKDPVVSLMHDIDHNQLLNTCQELHNKLVQIWSLPFLELLHQVPLCNDVTAFTRMMGSLFLGHKSGAVAIVDILINRGFPEQERRPHPGHKEDKPNDENDDTSFKQEHRGPVLSVDSCPSLSLFMSCGSDYTIKLWDFQKTLVLDSICKSFIYEDPSLKHDYRKRDQETDILDMESYLVPYKGYDLTECSLEETDDTTSQFSSGRVPYAASATYRSPRDSQASISEFLITPGSSSMDLQELWLMYEQMRLSPRPGHPGESVLDKLQIGISSEHLSPTPIPPKEPETEEQTPQDKPKPLPEDLKEEPKAKAPRVKQKAPEPQVEMEYVSRFSNIKTGFSSKLPMLDLGDKCTETQVTTRETGYIEISMEKSVPTKTRKETTLDSKVRGRQGAKRKLRKITTGKPEILSKSTKAELRSLPVGEKAIYQLDKQLDVNIPKHNELPVHGLLYDTETAVPEPNDVSETKKYAKQKRILKNVSSGRIEQEFVLLEGAQHRLGTDDIQVEDKMQRHWQSEKKTEEVQRPQELKRESSERKVPFVMKQDAFEHYKCWIDRELEWHECSRLRKNERNQRVHLNRGILEMKRLQHWQSQSYHWDCMPSHTSSHNVPFCSASSSESLTVKESAGFRTSKTPPRGISCPPLSEPLSPLSQSHSRVRLPHRATGEEHPFRSVKKESKG